GCAGGACGACTTCAACTACTGGCTGCAGGTCCTGCCGAGCATGATCGTCTTCGGACTCGGCCTGGCGACGACCGTGTCACCCCTGACCACCGCGATCCTCGGCGCGGTCGACACGAGCCGGTCGGGCATCGCCTCCGCGGTCAACAACGCGGTCTCCCGTGTCGCCGGACTCCTGGTCATCGCGATGCTCGCGGCGATCCTCGGCGGCGCGCTGGACCTGGCCGGCTTCCACCGTGCGGCGATCTTCACCGCGGGGCTGCTCGCGCTGGGTGGTGTGGTCTCCTTCCTCGGGATTCGCAACCGGATGCCGCAGCCCGACGACGCCGCGACATCCGAGGCGCCGGCGGCCCCGGCATCCTGATCGGCGTGGCTGACAGACTGAGTCCATGGCTGTCATCGAGAACTCGAAACTCACCGTCGTCGGCGCGGGAAGCGTCGGCTCGAGCGCCGCGTACGCGGCGCTGATCCGCGGATCTGCCCGCCACGTCGCGCTGTACGACATCGCGACCGCGAAGGTCGAAGCCGAGGTGCTCGACCTCGCCCACGGCACGCAGTTCACCGGGTCGAGCGACATCATCGGCGGCAGCGACATCTCCGTGGTGGAGGGCTCGCACGTCGTCGTCATCACCGCAGGCGCGAAGCAGAATCCGGGGCAGAGCCGGATCGAGCTGGCCGGGGTGAACGCGGGCATCCTGAAGACGATGCTGCCTCAGCTGCTCGAGGTCGCCCCTGACGCCGTCTACGTCATCGTCACCAACCCCTGCGACGTGCTGACGGTCCTCGCGCAGGAGGAGACCGGGCTGCCGCCCGAGCGCATCTTCGCCTCCGGAACCGTGCTGGACACCTCCCGCCTGCGCTGGAAGCTCGGCGAGCGCGCGGGCGTGTCGACCTCGAGCGTGCACGCCTACATCGTGGGCGAGCACGGCGACACGGAGTTCCCGCTGTGGTCGCGCGCGACGATCGGCACCGTGCCGATCCTGGACTGGGAGACGCCGGGCCACCCGCCGATGTCGCAGGACGAACTGGATTCCATCGCGATCGACGTGCGCGACGCTGCATACAAGGTGATTCAGGGCAAGGGCGCGACCAACTACGCGATCGGGCTCTCCAGCGCACGGATCGTCGAGGCGATCCTGGGCGACGAGCACGCCGTGATGCCGGTGAGCACGGTGTTGCGCGACTTCCACGGGCTCGACGGCGTCGCGTTGTCGGTGCCCTCGATCGTGAGCGCGGCAGGTGCCGTCCCGATCCGCGAGACGAGCTTCTCGGGTGACGAGCTGGAACTGCTGCACCGCTCGGCCGCGGCACTGCGCGAGGTCGCCGACTCGCTGCGCTGAGACGTCGTCAGCGCGCGGACTCGCAGAGCCGGATGTCGGCACGGCTGATGTCGCACGTCGCGGTTAGCCTGAACGCATGGCCACCCGACGACCGAGCACGACCGCGCCGTTCCGGTGCACCGAATGCGGGTGGACGACCCTGAAGTGGGCGGGGCGCTGCGGCGCGTGCCAGCAGTGGGGCACCGTCGTCGAGGCCGCCGAGCAGACCGGCATCCTGCGTGCGATCTCCCCGGTGCAGCCGACCTCCGACCGGGTCGCGCGGCCGATCACCGAGCTGACGACGGCCGATGCACCGCGCCGCACCACCGGCGTCGGGGAGTTCGACCGGGTGCTCGGCGGCGGCATCGTCCCCGGCGCTGCGATCCTGCTCTCCGGCGAGCCCGGCGTCGGCAAGTCGACCCTGCTGCTGGAGGTCGCGGCATCCAGTGCGAAGGTCGGGCGCCGCGTGCTGTATGCCAGCGCCGAGGAGTCGACCGCGCAGGTCCGGCTGCGCGCGGAGCGCACCGGCGCGCTGCATGACGAGCTGTATCTGGCAGCCGAGACAGACCTCGCCACGATCCTCGGGCACATCGACCAGGTGAAGCCCGAGCTGGTCATCGTCGACTCCGTGCAGACCGTGTCATCGTCCCTCTCGGAGGGGATGGCCGGGCATCCGAGTCAGGTGCGGGAGGTGGCATCCACACTCATCCGCATCGCGAAGGACCGCGGCATCCCCGTCATCCTCGTGGGTCACGTCACGAAGGACGGCTCGATCGCCGGCCCGCGCATCCTCGAGCACCTCGTCGACGTGGTGTGCCACTTCGAAGGCGACCGGCAGACCTCGCTGCGCTTCGTGCGCGCGCTCAAGAACCGCTTCGGCCCGACGGACGAAGTCGGATGCTTCGACATGACCGGCTCCGGCATCACCGAGGTGCCCGATCCCAGCCAGCTGTTCCTCGGGCACGGCAGCAAGGAGCCGGGGACGTGTGTGGCCATCGCGCTGGAGGGCCGTCGGGCCATGCCCGTCGAGGTCCAGGCGCTCACGATCGCGACCAAGGCCCCGAACCCGCGACGGATCGTGAACGGGGTCGACTCGGCGCGCGTGGCGATGGTGCTCGCGGTGCTCGAGAAGCGCTGCAAGGTCGTCACGTCCGACCACGACGTGTACGTGTCGACCGTCGGCGGCGTGCGGTTCACCGAGCCGGCGGCCGACCTGGCGATCGCGCTGGCCGTCGCTGGATCGGTGCGCAACTTCTCCATGCCGAAGGGTTTCGCCGCGATCGGAGAGCTCAGCCTGGCCGGTGAGATCCGGCCGGTGACGCAGACGCCGCAACGACGGAGCGAGGCCGCGCGGCTCGGCTACCACCAGCTGATCGACGACCGGTCGCAGACCCTCAGCGGCGCGCTGACCGACGTCAAGACGCGAGCCCGGCCGGGGCCCGGCGAGGACGTTCCGGAGTTCTAGCGTCTCGGGTGCGACGGTTCTCAGGCGTCCAGCGCGGCGATCACGTCGGCCGGCGTGGACTGCATCGGATGCGGTCCCGCGATGTCGAAGAACACCGTCGTGATCTCGTCCGCGTGCGCCGAGAGGAATGCGCGCAGGGCGGTGGGCGACTGGAGCGCGACCGCGGGCGGCAGCGTCTCGGGCTTGTGCGCGGCGTCGCTGAAGAGCAGGAGGGCGACGTCGCCGGTGCGCGGGTCGCGGTAGGTCCAGACCTCGCCGACATCGAGGGGGTTGTCGCGATCGCCCGGCGCGACGAGCGGGACGACGGTCGGGCCGTGCCGCAGGGCGAACGCGACCGCGGCGATGTCCTGGGTCTGCAGGGCGTCGGTGAGCCCGGTGTTGCGGAACTCCAGGGGCTCGGAGTTCTTGCCGCCCTTGCGCTTCGCCCGCTTCTTGCCCGATGCCATCCCTCCAGCGTAAACGGCCGGGCGCTCGAGCCCGTCAGGCCAGGAAGCCGCGCGGGCGCTCGAGCCCGTCAGGCCAGGAAGCCGCGCAGGAGCGCCTCCGAGCCGGCGAGGTGTTCGAGGATCGCCCCCTCCGCAGCATCCGCTCGTCCCGCCAGGATCGCCGTCACGATCCGCTCGTGCTGCGCGTTCGAGTGCTCGATGTTCCGCGGCAGGAGCGGGAAGGTGTCCAGCCACGCGTTCACCCGGGCGCGGTTCTCGGCCGCGAGGGCGACGAGCGAGGGGATGCCGGCCACCTCGGCGATCGTCAGATGCAGCAGTGTGTCGAGCCGGCGGTACTCGGCTTCGCTCGCCGCCGAGGCCGCCTCGTGTCGCGCCCACAGGTCGTCGCGCACCTCGGGGGCGAGGGTTCGGCCGGCGGCCGCGCGAGCGGCGCCGGCTTCAAGGACGCGCCGGAGACCGAGGACGTCTTCCAGTTCCTCGGCGGGAACGATCCCGAGTTCGGGGGGCTGCGGAAGCGGATCCGCGACGAACGTGCCGCCGTACCTGCCACGCCGCCGGACGAGGTAGCCGGTGTCGGCGAGCTCACGGATCGCCTCGCGCACCGTGTCGCGGCTCACGGCGTACCGGGCGGCGAGATCGCGCTCGGCCGGCAGTGACTCCCCCGGCGCGACGACGCCGAGCCGGACGGTCTGGACCAGACGCGCGACGGTGTCCTCGAGGGCGTTGCCCTCGCGGACCGGGCGGTAGACCGCCCGGCGGACCTCGTGCAGCGGCGCCTCGGTCACGCGCCGACTCCCGCCGCGCCAGCGGGGGGAGTCGGCGCGGCCGCGCGCGGCTGGAACCCCGTCCTTGCGGTGTGCCGTGTCATAACTCCTCCTGAGCTGTGCGCACCGAGGCCGACACGCCGGGAATCCCGCCTTGAAGGGCCGCTGCGAGGAGGAGTTATGACACGCATCGGGTCTCAGAGCGGCGTGACGTAGGCGTTCGTGATGCCGCCGTCCACGACGAAGGCGGTCGCGGTGACGAACGACGCGTCGTCGGAGGCGAGGAAGGCGACGGCCGCGGCGAGTTCGTCGGGCTCGGCGAACCGGCCCATCGGCACGTGCACCAGCCGGCGCTGCGCGCGCTCGGGGTCTTTGGCGAACAGCTCCTGCAGGAGCGGCGTGTTGACCGGTCCAGGGCAGAGAGCGTTGACCCGGATCCCCTGGCGCCCGAACTGGACGCCGAGCTCGCGGGTCATCGCCAGAACCCCACCCTTGGAGGCCGTGTACGAGATCTGCGACGTCGCCGATCCGAGCAGGGCGACGAACGACGCCGTGTTGATGATGGACCCCCGGCCGGCCGGCACCATGTGCCGCAGTGCCGCGCGCGAGCAGAGGTAGACGCTCTTGAGGTTGACGTCCTGCACGCGATCCCAGGCCGGAAGCTCGGTCGTCTCGATCGAGTCGTCGTCGGCCGGTGAGATGCCCGCGTTGTTGAAGGCGATGTCCAGTCGGCCGAACTCGGCGGCGACCCCGTCGAAGACCTCGTTGACGAGTGCCTCGTCGGCGACATCGAGCCGGCGGAAGACGCCGCCCACCTCGGATGCCGCGGTCTCACCGGTGACCGGATCGAGGTCGGCGATCACGACGAACGCACCCTCGGCCGCGAAGCGGCGAGCGGTGGCCAGTCCGATGCCCGAGGCGCCGCCGGTGATGATCGCCACCCGGTCCTTCAGTCGCTGTGTCAGGTCCATGGCATTCCTCCGGTGCGTGTGCGGGTGTCCAGCGCGCGAGACTTCGCGGATGTCCGTTTTCGAGCTTGAGATCGTGACATTTGCGAAGTCTCGCGGGGAAGGGCGAGCGGATGCCGCGTCACGACGCGTCCGTCGCGGGAGAGGTCGAGCGGGTGCCGCGTCACGACGCGACTCTCGCGGGAAAGGGCGAGCGGATGCCGCGTCACGACGCGTCCGTCGCGAAGAAGACGTTCTTCGTCTCGGTGAAATGCTCGGCGGCGTCGGGGCCGAGCTCCCGACCCAGGCCCGAGGCCTTCATCCCGCCGAACGGCGTCCAGTACCGCACCGACGAGTGCGAGTTGACCGACAGCACGCCGCTCTTGACGCCCCGCGCGACGCGGACTGCCCGACCGAGGTTCTCGGTCCAGATCGAGCCGGCCAGGCCGTAGATCGTGTCGTTCGCGAGCCGGATGCCGTCGGCCTCATCGTCGAACGGCAGCACCGCGACGACGGGTCCGAAGACCTCCTCCTGCGCGATCCGGTCGCCGGGCTCGGCGAGCACGACGGTCGGCGCGAACCAGAATCCGTCCCCGTCAGGCGCGGAGCCGCGGAACGCCACGTTCGCCCCGTCGAGGAACCCCCCGACCGTATCGCGGTGCGCGGCCGAGATGAGCGGGCCCATGTCGGTGTCCTCCTTCGCCGGGTCGCCCACCCGCCACGCGGCGACGGCGGGCTCGAGCAGCTCGAGGAACCGGTCGTACACCGACCGCTGCACGAGAATCCGGCTGCGTGCGCAGCAGTCCTGGCCGGCGTTGTCGAACACGGCGCCGGGCGCGGCGGCCGCCGCCTTCTCGAGGTCGGCGTCGTCGAAGATCACGTTGGCGCTCTTGCCGCCGAGTTCGAGGGTGACGGGCTTGAGCGCGCGGGCGCAGCCGGCCGCGACATCCGTCCCCACCGCCGTCGACCCGGTGAAGACGACTTTGCGGACGTCGGGATGCGAGACGAACCGTTGTCCGACGACGGATCCCGACCCGGTCACGACCTGGAACAGCCCATCGGGCAGTCCCGCCTCCATTGCCAGCTGCCCGAGCCGGACGCCGGTCAGCGGCGTCAGCTCGGCGGGCTTGATGATCACCGCATTGCCCGCGGCGAGCGCCGGCGCGAAGCCCCACGATGCGATCGTCATCGGGAAGTTCCACGGCACGATGATCCCGACGACGCCGTACGGCTCGTGGAAGGTCACGTCGAGTCCGCCGGCGACCGGGATCTGCTGCCCCGAGAGCCGCTCGGGCGCGCCCGCGGAGAAGTTCAGGACCTGCGCGACGTGCGAGGCCTCCCAGCGGGCGGAGCCGATCGGATGCCCTGAATTGAGCACCTCGAGCTGTGCGAGCTCCTCGACGTGCGCTTCCACGACGCGCGCGAATGAGCGCAGCGCATCGGCCCGGGCGACCGGGGCGAGCGCGGCCCACGACCGCTGCGCCGACACCGCCCGTGCGATCGCGTCGTCGACCTCGTCGATCGACGCGCGGGAGACCTCGCGGATGGCCGCGCCGGTCGCCGGGTTGATGACGGTGAACGAGGTCACGCGTTCACCCCCGAACGCTCGCCGGCGTAGATGGAGGCTTCGGCCACCAGCCCGGCGAACAGCCGCCGGTCGGCGGAGTTCTCTTCGGGGTGCCACTGGACGCCGACGACATACCCGTCACCGGTCGACTCGAACGCCTGCACGAGTCCGTCATCGGTCCGCGCGGTCGCGACCAGGCCATCGCCGAGCTGGTCCACGCCCTGATGGTGGTAGCTGTGCACGCCGAAGTCGCCGTCGCCGAGCATCGCGGAAAGGCTCGTCCCCGGCTGCACCGCGACGGTGTTCTCGGCGAAGACACCGCCGCCGACGCGATACCGCTCGGTGCCGAGCACCTCGGGAAGGTGCTGATGCAGCGTGCCGCCGCGGGCGACGTTCACCAGCTGCAGACCCCTGCAGATCGCCAGGACGGGCATCCGTCGCTCTTCCGCTCCGCGGAACAGCGCGAGCTCCCACGCGTCGCGGTCGGGGCGGGCTGGGTCGGTGAGCGGATGCCGCGGAGCCCCGTACAGCTCGGGCTGCACGTCGAGCCCGCCGGTGAGGATCAACCCGTCGAGCCCGTCGAGGACCGCGGATGCGGCATCCGACGAGGCCGGCTGCGGCGGCAGCAGCACGGCGATGCCGCCGGAGGCCGTCACCGCGTCGAAGTACTGCTGCGGGAGGAACGCGGCGCGGACGTCCCACACACCCTGCTTGGCCTGTTCGAGGTAGGTCGTGAGGCCGATGACCGGATGCCGGCGGTGCGACCCTTCGACGAGCTCGGGGACGGGACCTGTCGACGCCTCAGAGTCGTTCGAAACCACGGATGCGCTCCCAATCGGTGACGGCGGCGTCGTAGGCTTCGACCTCGATCCGCGCCTGGTTCAGATAGTGCTCGACCATCTCGTCGCCGAAGGCGGCGCGGGCGATGCTCGACTCGCCGAAGAGTCGCGCGGCCTCGCGCAGCGTCGTCGGGAGGTGCTCGACGTCGGACGAGTACGCGTTCCCGGCCAGCGGCTCGGGCATCGGCAGCTCGTTCTCCACGCCGTACAGGCCGCCGGCGATGATCGCCGCGGTCGCCAGATACGGGTTCACGTCGCCACCCGGCACGCGGTTCTCCGGCCGGAGCGACTGGCCGCGGCCGATCACCCGGAGCGCGCACGTGCGGTTGTCCAGGCCCCAGGCGACGCCGGTCGGGGCGAAGGAACCCTTCGCGTACCGCTTGTACGAGTTGATGGTGGGCGCATACAGCAGCGTGAATTCGCGCAGCGTGGTGAGGATGCCGGCGATCCAGTGCTCCATGAAGGGGCTGAACCCGTAGGCGCCGTCACCGGCCATCACCGGCTCGCCGTCCTTCGAGCGCACCGACAGATGGATGTGGCAGCTGTTGCCCTCGCGCTCGTTGAACTTCGCCATGAAGCTGAGCGACTTGCCGTGATTCTCGGCGATCGCCTTCGCGCCGCTCTTGTAGATGGTGTGCTGGTCGGCGGTCTCGAGCACCTCGGCGTAGCGGAACGCGATCTCCTGCTGGCCGAGGTTGCACTCGCCCTTCACGCCCTCGCAGTACATGCCGGCTGCGTCCATCGAGAGGCGGATGTCGCGCAGCAGCGGCTCCAGCCGGCCCGAGGCCAGCAGGTCGTAATCGACGTTGTAGTCGGTGGACGGGGTCAGGTCGCGATAGCCCTTGGCCCAGGCATCCCGGTACGTGTCATCGAAGACGAGGAACTCCAGCTCGGTCCCGGAATAGGCGACCAGGTCGCGCTCGGCCAGCCGGTCGCGCTGGTGCTGCAGGATCGCGCGCGGCGACTGGGCGACCCGCTCGCCGCTCTCCCAGGCGAGATCGGCGATCACGAGGGCGGAGCCCGGAAGCCACGGGATCCGACGGAGGGTCGAGGGGTCCGAGACGAGCATCATGTCGCCGTACCCGTTCTCCCAGCTGGACATCGTGTAGCCGTCGACCGTGTTCATGTCGACGTCGACCGAGAGGAGGTAGTTGCAGGCTTCGGCGCCGTGCGGCAGCACCTCTTCCTGGAACAGCCGCGCCGAGACGCGCTTGCCGACGAGGCGACCCTGCGCATCGGCGAACGCCACCACGACGGTGTCGATCTCGCCGGCCGCGATGGCCACCTCGAGTTCCGAGACGCTGAGGTTTCCCGGCATCCGGCACCTTCTTTCGCATTGCGCAGAGCGCGTCGAGAGCGCGGGTCGGTCGGCCCGCGCTCCGGTCCACTGTAACGAGAATGTTCGCTCCAAAGGTAGACACAGCCCACCTTT
This portion of the Microbacterium pygmaeum genome encodes:
- a CDS encoding dehydrogenase, whose protein sequence is MASGKKRAKRKGGKNSEPLEFRNTGLTDALQTQDIAAVAFALRHGPTVVPLVAPGDRDNPLDVGEVWTYRDPRTGDVALLLFSDAAHKPETLPPAVALQSPTALRAFLSAHADEITTVFFDIAGPHPMQSTPADVIAALDA
- a CDS encoding aldehyde dehydrogenase family protein codes for the protein MTSFTVINPATGAAIREVSRASIDEVDDAIARAVSAQRSWAALAPVARADALRSFARVVEAHVEELAQLEVLNSGHPIGSARWEASHVAQVLNFSAGAPERLSGQQIPVAGGLDVTFHEPYGVVGIIVPWNFPMTIASWGFAPALAAGNAVIIKPAELTPLTGVRLGQLAMEAGLPDGLFQVVTGSGSVVGQRFVSHPDVRKVVFTGSTAVGTDVAAGCARALKPVTLELGGKSANVIFDDADLEKAAAAAPGAVFDNAGQDCCARSRILVQRSVYDRFLELLEPAVAAWRVGDPAKEDTDMGPLISAAHRDTVGGFLDGANVAFRGSAPDGDGFWFAPTVVLAEPGDRIAQEEVFGPVVAVLPFDDEADGIRLANDTIYGLAGSIWTENLGRAVRVARGVKSGVLSVNSHSSVRYWTPFGGMKASGLGRELGPDAAEHFTETKNVFFATDAS
- a CDS encoding glutamine synthetase family protein — protein: MPGNLSVSELEVAIAAGEIDTVVVAFADAQGRLVGKRVSARLFQEEVLPHGAEACNYLLSVDVDMNTVDGYTMSSWENGYGDMMLVSDPSTLRRIPWLPGSALVIADLAWESGERVAQSPRAILQHQRDRLAERDLVAYSGTELEFLVFDDTYRDAWAKGYRDLTPSTDYNVDYDLLASGRLEPLLRDIRLSMDAAGMYCEGVKGECNLGQQEIAFRYAEVLETADQHTIYKSGAKAIAENHGKSLSFMAKFNEREGNSCHIHLSVRSKDGEPVMAGDGAYGFSPFMEHWIAGILTTLREFTLLYAPTINSYKRYAKGSFAPTGVAWGLDNRTCALRVIGRGQSLRPENRVPGGDVNPYLATAAIIAGGLYGVENELPMPEPLAGNAYSSDVEHLPTTLREAARLFGESSIARAAFGDEMVEHYLNQARIEVEAYDAAVTDWERIRGFERL
- a CDS encoding L-lactate dehydrogenase, encoding MAVIENSKLTVVGAGSVGSSAAYAALIRGSARHVALYDIATAKVEAEVLDLAHGTQFTGSSDIIGGSDISVVEGSHVVVITAGAKQNPGQSRIELAGVNAGILKTMLPQLLEVAPDAVYVIVTNPCDVLTVLAQEETGLPPERIFASGTVLDTSRLRWKLGERAGVSTSSVHAYIVGEHGDTEFPLWSRATIGTVPILDWETPGHPPMSQDELDSIAIDVRDAAYKVIQGKGATNYAIGLSSARIVEAILGDEHAVMPVSTVLRDFHGLDGVALSVPSIVSAAGAVPIRETSFSGDELELLHRSAAALREVADSLR
- a CDS encoding gamma-glutamyl-gamma-aminobutyrate hydrolase family protein — protein: MGLTTYLEQAKQGVWDVRAAFLPQQYFDAVTASGGIAVLLPPQPASSDAASAVLDGLDGLILTGGLDVQPELYGAPRHPLTDPARPDRDAWELALFRGAEERRMPVLAICRGLQLVNVARGGTLHQHLPEVLGTERYRVGGGVFAENTVAVQPGTSLSAMLGDGDFGVHSYHHQGVDQLGDGLVATARTDDGLVQAFESTGDGYVVGVQWHPEENSADRRLFAGLVAEASIYAGERSGVNA
- the radA gene encoding DNA repair protein RadA; this encodes MATRRPSTTAPFRCTECGWTTLKWAGRCGACQQWGTVVEAAEQTGILRAISPVQPTSDRVARPITELTTADAPRRTTGVGEFDRVLGGGIVPGAAILLSGEPGVGKSTLLLEVAASSAKVGRRVLYASAEESTAQVRLRAERTGALHDELYLAAETDLATILGHIDQVKPELVIVDSVQTVSSSLSEGMAGHPSQVREVASTLIRIAKDRGIPVILVGHVTKDGSIAGPRILEHLVDVVCHFEGDRQTSLRFVRALKNRFGPTDEVGCFDMTGSGITEVPDPSQLFLGHGSKEPGTCVAIALEGRRAMPVEVQALTIATKAPNPRRIVNGVDSARVAMVLAVLEKRCKVVTSDHDVYVSTVGGVRFTEPAADLAIALAVAGSVRNFSMPKGFAAIGELSLAGEIRPVTQTPQRRSEAARLGYHQLIDDRSQTLSGALTDVKTRARPGPGEDVPEF
- a CDS encoding 3-oxoacyl-ACP reductase, with the translated sequence MDLTQRLKDRVAIITGGASGIGLATARRFAAEGAFVVIADLDPVTGETAASEVGGVFRRLDVADEALVNEVFDGVAAEFGRLDIAFNNAGISPADDDSIETTELPAWDRVQDVNLKSVYLCSRAALRHMVPAGRGSIINTASFVALLGSATSQISYTASKGGVLAMTRELGVQFGRQGIRVNALCPGPVNTPLLQELFAKDPERAQRRLVHVPMGRFAEPDELAAAVAFLASDDASFVTATAFVVDGGITNAYVTPL
- a CDS encoding FadR/GntR family transcriptional regulator; protein product: MTEAPLHEVRRAVYRPVREGNALEDTVARLVQTVRLGVVAPGESLPAERDLAARYAVSRDTVREAIRELADTGYLVRRRGRYGGTFVADPLPQPPELGIVPAEELEDVLGLRRVLEAGAARAAAGRTLAPEVRDDLWARHEAASAASEAEYRRLDTLLHLTIAEVAGIPSLVALAAENRARVNAWLDTFPLLPRNIEHSNAQHERIVTAILAGRADAAEGAILEHLAGSEALLRGFLA